Genomic DNA from Bemisia tabaci chromosome 2, PGI_BMITA_v3:
CAGGCACCGAGTTCGGCAGGTTCACCACCCACTATATTTTCGTGACGTTGCCCGACCATGCTCTTTCCACATCCCTGCTGCTGCAAGGAATTGGACGGAATCGATTCGGCTGTTTCCACTGTAAATCagcaatatttcagcaatattatATTGTCAGGGTTTTGACAAGCGGGTGAAGCTAACGTTGGGTGGAAAGTTGGTTCAGGCCTCGGGGCCGTAAACTTCAAGgaagtacacggaaaaaacaactttgTGTTGAGCCCTAACACTTTAGAACAAATGGAGCATACTAAAGACAGTTGTGCTGAGCCCTATAACTTTAGGGTCCGCCCTAAAACTTTAGGGGTGTAGCCGCACAGACTATAGGGCTCAGCCGGCCTGGGGCCTTTAGTCGGCTACATTTGATCCGAAGTGTTAGGGCTCAGCGCCAAGTTATGTTTTCCgtatagagtacctttatgtagggagagtatggagactgctgccgtaatagcgaagagagcagtatgtgcaaaaatgaagttttgagagaaCGGCCTCAGATAaagcgtctgaccggaaaattgtattgaaagtaTTGAATTGTATTTGAAATGGCGGcggtaattttgaaacgtcgcatatACCGatagagcacaggggagaatttcatgagccgccctgcgccgTCTGCAACGCGCATGGCGCACTGCCTTTATTCATCTAGAGTTGAGAGTTCACTTATTGCTTCACACGACCAGtatgtttaaaaataataatgatgataaaaaaaaattgcacgattTACGAGTCCCTCTACCAGGGAGCTCTTcccgcaagaaatcgttcaccagCCGGCCGCGTCgggggcgccgcgccgcggcgtgctgccagcgcgaaacgcgcactgacgcctacaaacctaaggggatacttcaagcattgcgcaatgcgtgaagtatcctcttaggtttgtaggcgtcagtgcgcgtttcgagctgacGGCACGTCGCGCCGTAGTGTGgcataaacttgcccacaattaataggtcagggtgttaaaatgtaggcaatttgacataaaattaaaaaaattagagactaaaaaaaacatcagttacgaaactttcgtgatctttgagTCATTATTCGACttatttcttccaattcttaagttttggaccatagtgcgccgcgggcaGCGGCGCTCATggaattctcccctgtgctcaatcgCGTGatatactttgaccggaaggtgacgataaaATGAAATACCTTGCGAGGCATTTGGTGGCGAGTCTCATAAGTTGACGATACTCCGTTTTGTACATTTCAGAACATgttaaaccatcaaaatataTTGGGCCAGGTTGCCTCACGTAGAATCGATTACTGTCATCGgatttgtaattattttaattaattgcATAAAAATAGATTCACCAAATGCGCAGAACCACCACTGCTCCAAAAAGGTAGGTATAGTTGTTTACCGCTTGTATTGATCTCTGTCAGTTCACTGCTTTCGCTGGCAACGCAACCCTCTGGAACCTCATAAACCATCAGCAATGCAAGGAGTAAAAGTTGATTCAACATAGTGGATACCCGATTATTGGCTCTCGGGCCTAACCTTTAGGGCTCGTTcacaaattacgtaacgctcttaTGTAACTCGCTGAGGTATCAAGGAGAACGTTACGTCATTATGTCCTTACGTTTTGAAGGATGGgtacctacgtcacaaaagcattacctgaggggagggggtcaaaaatgtgGCATTACGTAAGTgcattacgtaatttatgaacgctccctcaACATTCCTTCGAAGAACTTTGGTACCTCATACCACCTCCTCGATGAAATCcacaaaaaggaaaatgaaaaaatcgacAGGAAATCGAATTTTTCTTTGCCACATGTAACTAAAATCTAAGCGGGGTATTTACACCGAGAAAACATAGAAGCAAAAGGTGGCGTATGGGATGAATGCCTGCGCAGATGAGACTGCGTTGAAAATTATAAGCTGTCGGTGTCGGTGAATCTTGATCACCTCACGAAGCAATTGGATTCATTGAGCGTTTGGAACAGTTGGGGCCGCAAGTGAATTTTATGACATGCTGCGGAGTTAAAAATGCGAAACGAACCGCAAAGTTTACGACTTTACCGTGGGACTGAGAAGGTAGCACAGGGCGTGGGAGCAAGGGGCGATGGATAGTGCAAACGAACATTTTTTACTCTCTCCTTGAAATCATTTTAGAATGCCAAAGGCTTAATTCTAACATAATTAGGTGCATGCTCAAGTGTGCCACTGTGCGCTAGGAAAAATGTTGGGGAAAATGACAGCAATTGATCTGGGAAATTATTCTTGTCACAAATGTTTTCTGTACATATTCTATCCTATCTTATTCCATGAAATGATAGGCTGAGGtcctttccttccttccttccttccttccttccttccttccttccttccttccttccttcctatTCCCCTCTATTGAATAACCCGTCTGTACCTGCGCATTCTGCTCCCACTCAGTCTCCTATCTCTTCTCTTCCTCCACCTCCCTTTTCCCTTACGGTTTTTTTCGCGATATCCATTCCGCCTTCATGCCATTTCCTTtgccaaaaattgcatgtcATTTCTCTCTGTGCTCTCAATTAATTTCCTCCTTAATTTTTACTCATGTTTGCTTGTCAGTGATTCCATCGATTTTTCCAGTGATTCGTGACGTACTCtgtacaaaattattttctttatcatggtaaagtatcatttttattgaattcCTCGATAATTCTAAGCTAATATTACCCTTTTTTATAGGAATTACCGAAAATGaatgattggggggggggggggttgaattGCGAATAGCGGTCAGGAGACACATGCACACCTTTAGTTCAAAATAGATTACGTAACGTCGCACCTTTATGAGTTTCTGAGTGAGAGAAAATATAATAagatgaaaaattcagaaaaaattataaaaaacacaATTAAAAGAACGCTAAAATCCCTCATGACATGTCAAGGGAAATAAAGGTGGATGTCTGCTTGTGTTTTGTATGACCATACGTTCGTCTTCATTCAACATGGTATATCAGAAAATATCAGCATCGTATGAGTAGGTTTAAGCTTCATAATATGAATGTATCAGTCTGTAAAGACATTGATAGCCAACGTAgctacataaaataaaaaaataaccatAATAACCATTTCACAAGCAGTGGCAAACAACGTGATAATTTTGTGCTCCTTTAATGGttatgaatatgaaaaatatacttCGTTATCATGATCATTATATTTAAGAACCATCTTTCATTTACAAGGTCAACCACAGGGTCTACATTAGTTTTGTGAAATACATTTGTGATTATGAGACACTAATTTGTTATTTGTTCAATCCAATCAAGGAATTTCGATTTCATGTAATACAATAATACATATTTCTCCAGCAACCAACTTTAAATTGGTCAAACGTCTTAACAGTTTCTGTtaaatttcagttgtttttctCGCACATCGTTTTCTggtaccttggtaaaaattggcagtagaatctgtgttccaaaatatcatagacctaaagccggctgtaagatttccaatagcttctatagccggctacacaatttcgtatagccttttatagccgatggcgatcgagcaacagccaggcgataaagtgtatgctaaatgttactaattacggatgctaggactgtttttggattaccgccctatttttgggccgtagtatcttgatttcttttgcgcggaaagctccgtacttttgaaggatgcctgccattcctaatatgttggagcgccttcaatttcgtatgatactgtgcaatacctctggtgtgaaatagttgcttcaagcgccgtggcacgctgcggcgcggcgggcaggcAGCCAGCGCGTTAAGCGccctagcgcctacaaacctaacagggatacttcacgcattacaccatgcgtgaagtatccctgttaggtttgcaggcgctggtgcgcgcttatcgctagCAGCACGCcgttccgctctgtgttaggctccaatataatcttgcggagtcagcgtttttcaactaatgattttgaaatatttgcacatcctgtatggattctcattttaattaatgaaaaaaaatatgtattaaaggaaaatataatgtgtgttttgtgaatattatggtggttccgtatcaaacttaatgattttcaaagcacacgaatttctacacaatttcttatagccttttatagccgatggcgataaagtgtaaagcccggctgcatacttttttatcgcttcgtatagcccggctatatgatttgctccgctttctacagccagctatatgattttctattgccttctttagccggctataagaattcctatggtattttgaaacgcagctcctatcgccaatttttacgagaGTATAGATATCTATCGTTAGAGATTTATTTTTCCGTCGAATTCTTCAGTAACACTGCTCAGGTCTACAACAATCTGCAAGGAGGTAGAAACGGGCGTCGAGGTAACTATTTCGCTACCTCAGCAATCCAATGGAGGTATGCTGAGACACGAGTAAAAATTACGGGATATCCAGAGTGGGTGCAGGATCCATAGCCTTGGGAGGCAACTCCAATCAGGAAGTACTCGGACTTCGCTCCATAACGAATCATTAGTGGACCACCACTGTCCCCCTGGTCAACATGCAAACGAATGATTTTAGGACCGagaaagcaataaaaaaaaaaaaaaaaaaaaaaaaaaaaaaatctatactcaAAAAAGGTACCTACTTATACATGAACCTACTTACATCTCTCAAAACTGTTAAGAAGGGATGTGTTTAAATTAAAATCATCGTATTTCAAgacttaattggacgtatttctgttcaacggaactaagcgccatagggtgaggaagatAGCGGGGGGGCtttgattggcggcggaactgggcgtcgggctcattccgtcctatactcgcaatgcttttcaatggcgcttagttccatttgacagaacgcgctatccagcattctaaatttctcaaaaggaactcaaattggcgctaagttccgtttgatagaaatacgtccaattgaaaaaaaaattcatcaaattatgCGACGTCGTAAATCTCCGCCCACGTTTTACTTCTTCAGCTGCCGTAGACTAAAATTCCTTAGGAATTTTCTGTGATAATTGTATTCACTTGTTCCCCAGACGGCCTAGGCCATAAGGTATTTGGGCGTGGTAaagtttttttgttcaaattgtATGTGTGATTTTATCATCAATAAAcgctattattattattcactTGTTCATAAATactcacagaaaattttaagatcttttggttgattttcatttatttaaaaaaaattaaaaaacgaatcagaatttggattttttatatttttctcatttacaaGGACAATTTAAAGGATTTTTGTTGATTCTGCTGTTCTAGCCAATCTTGATGAAAATTGCTCTCCTAAAAAGTTTTCCTCGCTTCAGCTTTTTTCCATGGACgtcaaaattctaatttttttaccttgcatgCCCCTTTTCCTTCTTTGGAGCCTGCGCACACGACTCGATCATCAATGACGGGTCCCAGTGGAGCGTAGATGGCTCCACAATCCTCGATACTCCAGATGGGGATTTGGACTTGTTGAAGAGCATTACTTTGACTGAGGACTGCAATATCAATGAAGTGTTGTTAAAGCCTAAAGTATGAGCAAAACCTTAAACATCACAGGATGATTggaaagataaaaaaacaattCGTCCATTGACGAGGCGAGGATCATTTCAATAGAGAAAACGTATTTTTCTGCTTGTTGTGAAACTAAAAGGCAGAGCTCCGCCTTGGCGTATTGAAAATCGACAGCAAttaactttgaaaataaaaaccgaTAATATGGAAGAATCATCAacgaaaacaaaattaataGCATTCGGAACGCCATTGATAACGATATTCCGATCCAAAATAAGTCAAAACTTTAGAGGCCTGCTCCTCGTCAAAAGTAACTAAGGACTTTTAATGAGATGACATTTACTACCTTGAAACGAATGAGTAGAGAAAGGTGCAAAAGCTTGATTTAAGGAATAATATTCTACGTGCTAACATGAGAGGTCCACCTCCGAAAGGCTTGGCGATGAGCAGTGTTGAGTTATTTCGGCTAGTTCGTTATATGTTTCTTGCCACCAGTGCTCGCTTTGACGCTTCACAATTTTTAACCGAAacatataatatatattttaaatGATAGCGGCTACATAATGATTATAGCGTCAATGCTCAATTAATCAATCAATCATTGACGCCACCTGACGCCACTCATCAGTCTACTATTGATGAGTGTTAAATACCCCACGCTTTAGTAATGGCGGCGTTTTTCAAATTAATGTTGTGTAAATAGTATCGGAAAAAGATGACACTTACCTTGAGAGTCATAAGAGCCCCATCCAATCACGACGGCATCATATCCATCCCACGAGTTGTCTTCAAATTCTGGCTTGAATGGCAAATTTCCTGGTTTGATCAAACCTGGAAAGAAAAGTAGCATGAACTTCACTGATCCTCGTCTTCATCGATTGCTTCCAAAATTCTTTTCTCGGATCAACCAattaattttcgtgaccaattttttaatgtttctagTGAAATAAGATGGACCGAGACTATAGAAGTTTTTCTGTAAAAGGATAGTCCATGAAACGAAGATAAAGGCTTGCAGTTTTTCCAAGAAATAGTGAAGACATCATGCAATATCCTGccatgctgagaaaaaacgccatattaacattcgaacgttgccaaatttaccctgaaaaaacatttattttagaagaaagttaagcatatttttccttgaaatgttcaaatatttcagattgAATTGGAACGAAATTATCTaggaaattggtagaaaaatattcaaaaccttctcaataaattcgtattttatcaaaggaactttggcaacgcctgaaggttcatacggcatttttcctcagtacggcagtattATTCGAAAGCTTGATGCCGCTTATCGGGTTTTGAACTTCACTCttaatttattaataaaaaatattctgcaAAACACACCACTATGcctaaaattgaatttaaaaaagacGTTAAGCCCATGCATGAACTTTGTCGAGTCGTGCAACATGCACATCGAAGGAGAAACTGCAAAAGCGCGTATCccggttgcggtgtttccaaatctccgctcctattttattttttaagaaaagttcgAACTATCATCgtggcttgaaatttaaaccGAATATTTCTAACATAGAGAGAAAGAATAACCGAAGCTTTAACACGATTAAAGAGCACGTTTCCTCAAGAAGAATAATTAATGAGTGACCTCTTACCAACTTATTTTATCTTAATACTGTGTTTCCTTAAATGGATAGGAACAACTCTAAAGAGAACACACCACTGAGTGTAACTTCTTGTGCCAGTCGTAAAACAGCGATATCATTGACCAATGTACTGGAGGTAAAGCCTGGATGTATGATTATTTTTTCGATTGAAAAGTTTACCGGCGATGCTCCATCTTCCACTGTAGGATCTAAATTTAACTCGCCCAACCGAACAACGtaactgtaaaattttaaaattagatcatcagggccggattaagggggtggccacatgggccgcagcccatgacggcaaattttgcaatttttttaaatgtagctatgaagaagaatcggattcagaggaaaaattacaaacgagaaaaagtgacaaaatcactcatttcccgagagtaaatctgtaattttgttgtctttctgtgatacaatagacagcatctttaattagtcgagtcaagactagagtccctttatactgagagtcaagacaacacccttcatggagtcacaaacgggaataaagattacagaaattgaacgtttttcgtaatctttgatcggcccattctcgaattcctttcttcgttccttccctcattccgtttgttccttgccgaacccgtaattccccggtccattccagattataatctttgcaatcgatgaaactgtaatctttattcccgtttgtgacactgtgaaggcctaaaatacgggaaccaatcagaaatggattcaaattgtcttcactctcagtataaagggactctagtcaagactaagagagaaaccgaacacagaatttggcctggaacggcgcggcgcagagagcaatgatgacgagaacttgagatgaacaggagaaaCGCGCGGCTTGGCGGTCGGcttcggcatgtaacacacaatagcgcctacaagaccgcatgaatacttcacgcattgcgtcaaagacagtacgatcgctgcggtcagcagcgggcggcggcgtggaacgcatagcgcctacaagactgcatgaacacttcccgcattacgtcaaacttagtgcgtgcagcagcggtccgTAGTTCAGTGCATGCGGGCGCAGCATTTCGGGTGTGAAAGGCGCATAGCGCAtataagactgtaggaatacctcacgcatttaacagtgcggtcggcgcggcgcagcggcggaagttaaaattattaaagcacatttatgtttgttttttcataatatttacgttcatttcatggaaatggaaggccttgtccacacagagataggtttacggaacttaactttcgcgccaagttacgtgaatttttgctagtagtgttgacagggctttcgcaaaaaatgtgtccaacacgagtaaatgcatCTTATGCACACCTTCCCCTTCGACACGTTCAttcgatggtttttattgatgtttcaaaacgattgagaagggggcgacaaaatacaggcggcccatgggcggcaagcaaGTCAATCCGGCCCTGTAGATCATTAACAATATTATTAAGATGACTCGCacatatttttcttgtaaaagagCCTCTTGACGAGTCACAAAAAGAATACCTTTTTGAACCAATGTGAACTTTTACTTTAATATTAGCGGAAGGATCTTCAACGGGGATGATGCAGTGCTCTACTAATAGTCCAGACCACTAGATCTCAAAagggcaggcccgccacaagggtggGGATACTGgatccctggtaccggggcccgtgacACACAACTTTGAATTCACATATAACCCTGTAGTCTCATacggaaaattagaaaaatttaccctaataATCTCGCAGAAGgtcaataaattttcaaaagcacgctggggcactgtagaattcctCTTACTTTTTTATAGAGTTCTATctatttccaagattttttgtacatacattattttttgaatgtgaATAAACTTCTGTCCTTAAAC
This window encodes:
- the LOC109043620 gene encoding venom protease isoform X3 → MPVGTAISIIGHATRRSIAELRIDTKETILDQQLGETAFSWDQTSEVTLLRTNGTDSMVSKSTRPVSSSKAPFQVTKSRMIVYGESAKLGTWPWIAALGYTKWFSKKIRWGCGGSLISTRHVLTAAHCASVPFPQRLYVVRLGELNLDPTVEDGASPVNFSIEKIIIHPGFTSSTLVNDIAVLRLAQEVTLSGLIKPGNLPFKPEFEDNSWDGYDAVVIGWGSYDSQVLSQSNALQQVQIPIWSIEDCGAIYAPLGPVIDDRVVCAGSKEGKGACKGDSGGPLMIRYGAKSEYFLIGVASQGYGSCTHSGYPVIFTRVSAYLHWIAEVAK
- the LOC109043620 gene encoding venom protease isoform X1, which gives rise to MTQYQCLKTFMKFFLCARKILEKFQGVMLICSREKNEKVAELLEHRKRETILDQQLGETAFSWDQTSEVTLLRTNGTDSMVSKSTRPVSSSKAPFQVTKSRMIVYGESAKLGTWPWIAALGYTKWFSKKIRWGCGGSLISTRHVLTAAHCASVPFPQRLYVVRLGELNLDPTVEDGASPVNFSIEKIIIHPGFTSSTLVNDIAVLRLAQEVTLSGLIKPGNLPFKPEFEDNSWDGYDAVVIGWGSYDSQVLSQSNALQQVQIPIWSIEDCGAIYAPLGPVIDDRVVCAGSKEGKGACKGDSGGPLMIRYGAKSEYFLIGVASQGYGSCTHSGYPVIFTRVSAYLHWIAEVAK
- the LOC109043620 gene encoding venom protease isoform X2 codes for the protein MRQMLIIIVSLIVFEAQIGHATRRSIAELRIDTKETILDQQLGETAFSWDQTSEVTLLRTNGTDSMVSKSTRPVSSSKAPFQVTKSRMIVYGESAKLGTWPWIAALGYTKWFSKKIRWGCGGSLISTRHVLTAAHCASVPFPQRLYVVRLGELNLDPTVEDGASPVNFSIEKIIIHPGFTSSTLVNDIAVLRLAQEVTLSGLIKPGNLPFKPEFEDNSWDGYDAVVIGWGSYDSQVLSQSNALQQVQIPIWSIEDCGAIYAPLGPVIDDRVVCAGSKEGKGACKGDSGGPLMIRYGAKSEYFLIGVASQGYGSCTHSGYPVIFTRVSAYLHWIAEVAK
- the LOC109043620 gene encoding venom protease isoform X4 codes for the protein MVSKSTRPVSSSKAPFQVTKSRMIVYGESAKLGTWPWIAALGYTKWFSKKIRWGCGGSLISTRHVLTAAHCASVPFPQRLYVVRLGELNLDPTVEDGASPVNFSIEKIIIHPGFTSSTLVNDIAVLRLAQEVTLSGLIKPGNLPFKPEFEDNSWDGYDAVVIGWGSYDSQVLSQSNALQQVQIPIWSIEDCGAIYAPLGPVIDDRVVCAGSKEGKGACKGDSGGPLMIRYGAKSEYFLIGVASQGYGSCTHSGYPVIFTRVSAYLHWIAEVAK